A window from Methylocystis sp. MJC1 encodes these proteins:
- the cysE gene encoding serine O-acetyltransferase, with product MAAETREKAASVIDFDPLLARLRLEAEDVLRREPELGGFIYPAIMAQESVAGVVIHRVAQRLDRPEAPYAAIRHAFDSYLAHDGAIAEAFRADLLAVVERDPACTRLLEPALYFKGFHALQTYRLAHWLWKNGRSDFALTLQSLSSQIFQTDIHPAAVIGKGVFIDHATGVVIGATSVIEDDVSMLHGVTLGGTGKARGDRHPKVRRGVLIGAGAKVLGNIEIGRCAMIAAGSVVLDSVPANKTVAGVPARIVGDSKCAEPALAMDQMLAVLDAGMDKRAGL from the coding sequence ATGGCCGCCGAAACGCGGGAAAAAGCCGCGTCCGTCATAGATTTTGATCCGCTCCTCGCCCGCCTGCGGCTCGAGGCGGAGGATGTGCTGCGCCGCGAGCCGGAGCTCGGCGGCTTCATCTACCCCGCCATCATGGCGCAGGAGAGCGTCGCTGGCGTCGTGATCCACCGCGTGGCGCAGCGCCTCGACCGGCCGGAAGCGCCCTATGCGGCGATTCGCCACGCCTTCGACTCCTACCTCGCCCACGACGGCGCCATTGCTGAGGCCTTCCGGGCCGATCTCCTGGCCGTGGTCGAGCGCGACCCCGCCTGCACACGGCTTCTGGAGCCGGCGCTCTACTTCAAAGGCTTCCATGCCCTGCAGACCTATCGGCTGGCGCATTGGCTGTGGAAAAATGGCCGCAGCGATTTTGCGCTGACGCTGCAGAGCCTGTCCTCGCAGATTTTCCAGACCGACATCCACCCGGCCGCCGTCATCGGCAAGGGCGTCTTCATCGACCACGCCACCGGCGTCGTCATCGGCGCGACGAGCGTCATCGAGGACGACGTCTCCATGCTCCATGGCGTGACGCTGGGCGGCACTGGCAAGGCGCGCGGCGACCGCCATCCGAAGGTGCGGCGCGGCGTGCTGATCGGCGCCGGGGCCAAGGTGCTCGGCAATATCGAGATCGGCCGCTGCGCGATGATCGCAGCCGGGTCTGTGGTGCTCGATTCGGTGCCGGCGAATAAGACGGTGGCGGGCGTGCCAGCGCGAATCGTGGGCGATTCAAAATGCGCCGAGCCGGCGCTGGCCATGGACCAGATGCTAGCGGTTCTAGATGCGGGAATGGACAAGAGGGCGGGGTTATAA